From Virgibacillus natechei, the proteins below share one genomic window:
- a CDS encoding type III pantothenate kinase has product MLFVLDVGNTNTVLGVFEENELKHEWRIKTDRYKTEDEFGVLIKSLFDHKGVSFSDIHGVAISTVVPPIMYALEKMSHIYFDIDPLVIGRETVQSSLKMRYPNPREIGADRIVNAVGAIETFGAPLIIIDFGTATTFCFINEQKEYQGGIISPGVDISMEALYSKASKLPKIEIQAPDNIVGTSTVEAMQSGVFYGYVAQVDGIITRIEHQMGSKPKVIATGGLASLIAGESETIDYVDSYLTLKGLNLIYQKNRQI; this is encoded by the coding sequence ATGTTATTTGTTCTCGATGTAGGAAATACGAATACAGTGCTTGGTGTTTTTGAAGAAAATGAATTAAAGCATGAATGGCGAATCAAAACGGATCGTTACAAGACGGAAGATGAGTTCGGCGTACTGATTAAATCATTGTTTGACCATAAAGGGGTCTCCTTTTCAGATATTCACGGTGTTGCCATATCAACAGTGGTTCCTCCGATAATGTACGCACTTGAAAAAATGAGTCATATTTATTTTGATATAGACCCTTTAGTTATAGGGAGAGAGACGGTACAATCCTCACTGAAAATGCGTTACCCTAATCCGCGGGAAATTGGAGCAGATCGAATTGTTAATGCTGTAGGAGCGATTGAAACGTTTGGTGCACCACTCATTATTATTGATTTTGGTACTGCTACAACCTTTTGTTTTATAAACGAACAAAAAGAATATCAGGGAGGCATCATCTCCCCAGGTGTTGATATTTCGATGGAGGCATTATATAGTAAGGCGTCTAAGCTTCCTAAAATTGAAATTCAAGCACCAGATAATATAGTAGGAACGTCAACGGTAGAAGCAATGCAGTCTGGTGTTTTTTATGGATATGTTGCACAAGTAGACGGTATAATAACACGTATTGAACACCAAATGGGTAGCAAACCAAAGGTAATTGCTACTGGGGGATTAGCATCGTTGATAGCTGGTGAATCTGAAACAATTGATTATGTTGATAGCTACTTAACGTTAAAAGGTTTAAATTTGATCTATCAAAAAAACAGACAAATATAA
- the hslO gene encoding Hsp33 family molecular chaperone HslO produces the protein MKDYLVKATTHQGMVRAYAAISTNTVEEVCRRQDTWATATAALGRTVTITAMMGAMLKGEETITVKMEGDGPVGVIIADGNANGETRGYITNPHVDFDLNDHGKLDVARAVGTSGSLRVIKDLGLKDYFTGEVPIISGEIGEDFTYYFAHSEQTPSAVGAGVLVNPDHSVLASGGFIIQVMPGADEELINELEEQIQSFPAISSLIQEGNSPEEILQRLFPDEEVKMLEQLPLVFKCKCSRDRIEQAISGLGAKEIQSMIEEDHGAEASCHFCNEVYRFTEDELELLK, from the coding sequence ATGAAGGATTATTTAGTCAAAGCAACAACGCATCAAGGTATGGTTCGTGCATATGCAGCTATATCGACAAACACAGTAGAGGAAGTGTGTAGAAGACAGGATACATGGGCGACCGCAACTGCTGCTTTAGGGCGTACCGTTACAATAACAGCAATGATGGGTGCGATGCTTAAAGGAGAAGAGACAATTACTGTAAAAATGGAAGGTGATGGGCCAGTAGGTGTTATCATTGCAGATGGTAATGCCAACGGTGAGACTCGTGGTTATATAACAAATCCACATGTTGATTTTGATTTAAACGATCATGGGAAATTAGATGTCGCGCGTGCGGTTGGTACGTCAGGGAGTCTTCGTGTTATCAAGGATTTAGGGTTAAAGGATTATTTTACAGGAGAAGTGCCGATTATTTCCGGGGAAATTGGGGAAGATTTTACTTATTATTTTGCGCATTCGGAACAAACCCCTTCTGCAGTAGGTGCGGGCGTATTAGTTAATCCTGATCACTCGGTACTGGCCTCTGGTGGGTTTATTATTCAAGTGATGCCAGGAGCTGACGAAGAACTAATTAATGAATTAGAGGAACAAATCCAATCATTTCCTGCAATATCCTCCCTCATCCAAGAAGGAAATTCACCAGAGGAAATTTTACAACGCTTGTTTCCTGATGAAGAGGTGAAAATGCTAGAACAGTTGCCACTTGTATTTAAATGTAAATGTTCCAGAGATCGGATCGAACAAGCGATTAGTGGTTTAGGGGCTAAAGAGATTCAAAGTATGATTGAGGAAGATCATGGTGCGGAAGCTAGTTGCCATTTTTGTAATGAAGTTTATCGTTTTACAGAAGATGAACTTGAATTGTTAAAGTAG
- a CDS encoding peptidylprolyl isomerase yields the protein MSRKLLLGIIVVLVITNIASLLFWNNDNANVASDEEVDIDTEEAVASIGGEEVSYQDWMGALRSTYGENQLKTMIDYAVVNQLANEKNIEVDDKVVEREVALLTSMQGIMTAEEFEAEEEAWREDIRYRYQLEKLLTEDATIPEEEIQRYYDEYGNQYDFTSTMQLSHILVRDLDTAEQVTEELEEGASFDLLAQEYSIDEETKDEGGYLGFINTNSQFFPNGYEEVAADIEEHSYSEPFRADRGIAIIYVHRKLPAIEFTYEEMKPYVESELALQELNQSLTATPLWEELEIDWIYAE from the coding sequence ATGTCAAGGAAATTACTGCTAGGAATTATCGTTGTGCTAGTCATTACAAATATTGCTTCATTGCTGTTTTGGAATAACGACAATGCAAATGTAGCAAGTGATGAAGAAGTAGATATAGATACGGAAGAAGCAGTAGCATCTATTGGTGGTGAAGAAGTTAGCTATCAGGACTGGATGGGTGCTTTAAGAAGTACATATGGGGAAAATCAATTAAAAACAATGATCGACTATGCGGTAGTTAATCAACTGGCCAATGAAAAAAATATAGAAGTAGATGATAAAGTTGTGGAACGAGAGGTAGCGTTATTAACATCAATGCAAGGGATAATGACTGCAGAGGAATTTGAGGCGGAAGAGGAAGCGTGGCGTGAAGATATTCGTTATCGCTACCAATTGGAAAAATTGTTAACAGAGGATGCGACCATTCCTGAAGAGGAAATTCAACGTTATTATGATGAATACGGAAATCAATATGATTTCACATCGACTATGCAACTCTCCCATATTCTTGTACGGGATTTGGATACTGCTGAACAAGTTACGGAAGAACTAGAAGAAGGAGCTTCCTTTGATTTACTTGCACAAGAGTATTCGATAGATGAAGAAACGAAGGACGAGGGTGGTTACCTTGGCTTTATAAATACGAATAGTCAATTCTTTCCGAACGGTTATGAGGAGGTAGCTGCTGATATAGAAGAGCACTCCTATAGCGAGCCATTTCGAGCTGATCGTGGGATAGCGATCATTTACGTTCACCGAAAGCTCCCGGCCATTGAGTTTACATATGAGGAAATGAAACCATATGTTGAAAGTGAGTTAGCCTTACAAGAATTAAATCAATCGCTCACAGCAACCCCTTTATGGGAAGAACTGGAAATAGACTGGATATATGCTGAATAA
- the cysK gene encoding cysteine synthase A, giving the protein MRVGNDIASLIGETPIVKLNRMTDADSADIYLKLEFMNPGSSVKDRIAMSMIEAAEKDGSLKDGDTIIEPTSGNTGIGLAMVAAAKGYKTILVMPDTMSNERRNLLRAYGAELVLTPGAEAMKGAIKKAEELKAANGYFMPQQFNNEANTEVHARTTGKEIVEQMNEGLDAFVSGIGTGGTITGAGKVLKEHYKGIKLYAVEPEDSPVLAGGSPGPHKIQGIGAGFVPGILDTTIYEEVLGVSNNEAMETAREVATTNGVLGGVSAGAAVAAAKKVAKQLGKGKKVLAILPDNGERYLSTPLYQFEGDNK; this is encoded by the coding sequence ATGAGAGTAGGAAATGATATTGCTAGTTTAATTGGAGAAACACCAATTGTTAAGCTAAACCGCATGACAGATGCAGATAGTGCGGATATTTATTTGAAATTGGAATTTATGAATCCTGGAAGTTCGGTTAAGGATCGTATTGCTATGTCCATGATCGAAGCAGCAGAAAAAGACGGTTCTTTAAAAGATGGGGACACAATTATTGAGCCGACAAGTGGAAATACTGGTATTGGTTTAGCAATGGTGGCTGCAGCGAAGGGATATAAAACAATCTTAGTAATGCCAGATACCATGAGTAACGAGCGTCGTAATTTACTCCGAGCCTATGGCGCTGAGTTAGTATTAACTCCAGGTGCAGAAGCGATGAAAGGTGCTATTAAGAAGGCTGAAGAATTAAAAGCAGCAAATGGCTATTTCATGCCACAGCAATTTAATAATGAAGCAAACACCGAGGTTCATGCACGTACAACCGGAAAAGAAATCGTTGAACAAATGAACGAAGGACTTGATGCGTTCGTTTCTGGTATTGGAACAGGTGGGACCATTACAGGTGCAGGAAAAGTTCTAAAGGAACATTATAAAGGTATTAAGCTCTATGCTGTAGAGCCTGAGGATTCCCCGGTTTTAGCTGGCGGATCTCCGGGGCCACATAAAATTCAAGGAATTGGTGCGGGTTTTGTACCTGGTATATTGGATACAACAATTTATGAGGAAGTGCTTGGTGTATCCAATAATGAAGCAATGGAAACAGCACGTGAAGTTGCGACAACAAATGGGGTTCTCGGTGGCGTTTCAGCAGGGGCCGCAGTGGCTGCAGCTAAAAAAGTAGCGAAGCAATTAGGCAAAGGCAAAAAAGTACTTGCGATATTACCAGATAACGGAGAGCGTTATCTGTCGACTCCTTTGTATCAATTTGAGGGAGATAACAAATAA